The following are encoded together in the Strix aluco isolate bStrAlu1 chromosome 13, bStrAlu1.hap1, whole genome shotgun sequence genome:
- the CDKL3 gene encoding LOW QUALITY PROTEIN: cyclin-dependent kinase-like 3 (The sequence of the model RefSeq protein was modified relative to this genomic sequence to represent the inferred CDS: inserted 3 bases in 3 codons; deleted 1 base in 1 codon; substituted 3 bases at 3 genomic stop codons), producing the protein MKMYEILAKVGXGSXGTAVKCKHEDMAQXAIKILYKKSEKSVKKTTMRDAKFLQQFHYKNIVNLIHVFRQKKKLHLVFEFIDHTILDECHHYFHGXDNKRLXKYLFQLLQAIKYLRNSNIIHHYLTPDTILLTQNGITKLCDSGFAXTLASPGDVYTDYVITRWYRAPELILKDHTYGKYMWDDFPYYPYQKCPAVLALSPWDDESHRDSIKGHYKVTHFGSGHHHPAVVAGSEMEIEGWRMFFQNEDMIQEASLSLCI; encoded by the exons atgaagaTGTACGAGATCCTTGCCAAAGTGG GGGGAAGTTAAGGAACAGCAGTGAAATGCAAGCACGAGGACATGGCAC AGGCCATTAAAATATTGTataagaaatcagaaaaatctgttaaGAAAACCACAATGAGAGATGCAAAGTTTCT aCAACAATTTCATTATAAGAATATTGTCAACCTGATTCATGtatttaggcagaaaaaaaag cttcactTGGTGTTTGAATTTATCGATCATACAATTCTAGATGAATGCCACCATTATTTCCATGGATAGGATAACAAAAGgc aaaaataccttttccagTTACTACAAGCAATCAAGTACCTTCGCAACAGTAA tattatACACCATTATCTCACACCTGACACTATTTTGTTAACACAAAATGGAATTACTAAACTTTGTGATTCTGGTTTTGCTTAAACATTAGCTTCCCCTGGTGATGTTTATACAGATTATGTGATTACACGATGGTACAGGGCTCCtgaactgattttaaaagatcacacatatggaaaatatatgtggg ATGATTTTCCATATTATCCATATCAAAAATGTCCAGCAGTGTTGGCGCTGAGCCCCTGGGATG ATGAATCACACAGAGACAGCATAAAGGGACATTATAAAGTGACCCACTTTGGAAGTGGCCACCATCATCCAGCTGTGGTAGCTGGAAGCGAAATGGAAATAGAAGGATGGAGGATGTTCTTTCAGAATGAGGACATGATACAGGAAGCCAGTCTCTCCTTATGCATTTAG